Proteins co-encoded in one Medicago truncatula cultivar Jemalong A17 chromosome 8, MtrunA17r5.0-ANR, whole genome shotgun sequence genomic window:
- the LOC25501707 gene encoding putative ABC transporter C family member 15: MAQKYLKLFFLCRLVPLQVSITVTTTVTEHYISRLSHFDPISFKGIKFHHNHSWFLLLHYITNIFQSLQLQPTMAILDVLLGTINVTFFYVILIWVLFDSLRQSTRNNLQHFKHTPTIFSYITVFFNAVISLLNIAFVFYDYTTRGIIGFNYVSFGLTWVLATMVSFYSMKKTLRENKRFPFVLILWWFFVTFVHIISLSLKLVKNSKSINLWILLLEKNTVETVSLPMLLVMCFNAFPNVCVREQSEIEERLLQKEFESSTFEDEEAFAKAGVWSKLTFRWLNPIFEMGRIQKLEHVNVPSVPPSETAASASSMLEESIRKQKLECGSLSKAIVDSVWKSLALNAVLAGVNTIAAYIGPLLISNFVNFLLSNDDNSNIKYGLILAFIFFLAKTVESLSQRQWYFGAQRIGIQVRAALMALVYSKSLMIKCGGPTHGKIINLINVDVERIGDFCWYVHGVWLLPVQIILALVILYINLGCTPSIAALAVTILVMVCNTPLANMQEGLHSKIMEAKDSRIKMTSETMKNIRILKLHSWESTFLQKLLQLRDTEKKWLHKYLYLCSAVATLFWASPTLVSVFTFGACILVKTELTAATVLSALATFRILQEPIYNLPELISMITQTKVSVDRIQEFIKEEDQNQFMNRHASKTSTIAIEIKPGEYAWEANDQFLKKPTIHIAEKLMIKKGQKVAVCGPVGSGKSSLLCSMLGEISLVSGAATKVYGTRSYVPQSPWIQSGTIRENILFGKQMNKDFYENVVDGCALLQDINLWSDGDLTMVEERGINLSGGQKQRIQLARAVYNDSDIYFLDDPFSAVDAHTGSHMFKECLMKLLYDKTVVYATHQLEFLEAADLILVMKDGKIVESGRYRDLIACPHSEFVQQMAAHEETVCQIPCRKDDSVCCRPCQKNPTEIAEENIQEIMLDWKRTREEEAMTGRVKWSVYSTFVTLAYRGALVPIILLCQILFQVMQMGSNYWMSWATEKKGRVDNVQLMGVFALLSGGSSIFILGRTVLMATVSVETAQRLFHGMIASVFRAPVSFFDTTPSSRILSRSSTDQSTVDTDIPYRLAGLVFALIQLLSIIVLMSQAAWQVILLFFVVLALSVWYQAYYITTARELARMVGIRKAPILHHFSESIAGAATIRCFKQEKIFLTKVMVLIDDYSRVAFHNYATMEWLSVRINFLFNLVFYFVLVILVTLPRSAINPSLAGLVATYGLNLNVLQAWVIWNLCNVENKMISVERILQFSNIPSEAPLIIQDCRPEPEWPKEGKIEFLNLHIQYDPSGPMVLKGVTCVFPGQKKIAVVGRTGSGKSTLVQALFRVVEPLEGCILIDGVNISKIGLQDLRSKLGIIPQDPTLFLGTVRTNLDPLEQHTDQDLWEVLRKCHLAEIVQQDPRLLDAPVAENGENWSVGQRQLVCLARLLLKKRKILVLDEATASIDTATDNLIQKTIREETSGCTVITVAHRIPTVIDNDLVLVLNEGTIAEYDQPSQLLQANSSSFSKLVSEFLRRSSQSNCKKR; the protein is encoded by the exons atggcccaaaaatatttgaagcttTTCTTTCTATGTCGATTAGTGCCACTGCAAGTGTCCATCACCGTCACGACTACAGTCACAGAGCACTACATTAGCCGCTTAAGTCATTTCGATCCAATTTCCTTCAAAG gaatcaaatttcatcataatcattcttggtttcttcttcttcactatATTACAAACATTTTTCAGTCACTTCAACTTCAACCAACAATGGCTATTTTAGATGTTCTCTTAGGAACGATCAATGTAACATTTTTCTATGTCATTTTAATATGGGTTTTATTTGATAGTTTAAGACAAAGCACACGTAACAATCTTCAACATTTCAAACACACACCAacaattttctcttatatcaCTGTTTTTTTCAATGCTGTGATTTCCCTTTTGAACATAGCTTTTGTTTTCTATGATTACACTACACGTGGAATCATAGGATTTAACTATGTTTCTTTTGGTTTAACATGGGTTTTAGCTACTATGGTTTCATTCTATTCAATGAAGAAAACACTTAGAGAGAATAAAAGATTTCCTTTTGTTCTAATTCTTTGGTGGTTCTTTGTCACATTTGTTCATATAATCTCACTGTCTTTAAAACTTGTTAAGAATTCAAAATCCATCAACttatggattttgttgttgGAGAAGAATACTGTTGAAACAGTTTCTTTGCCTATGTTGTTAGTGATGTGTTTCAATGCATTTCCTAATGTGTGTGTAAGGGAACAAAGTGAAATAGAAGAAAGGTTACTTCAGAAAGAGTTTGAATCTTCTACTTTTGAAGATGAAGAGGCTTTTGCAAAAGCTGGTGTGTGGAGCAAACTTACATTTAGGTGGTTGAATCCTATATTTGAAATGGGTCGGATTCAGAAGCTTGAACATGTTAATGTTCCTTCTGTTCCTCCCTCTGAAACTGCTGCTAGTGCTTCTTCTATGTTGGAAGAATCTATTCGAAAACAGAAGCTTGAATGCGGTTCTTTGTCAAAAGCTATTGTTGATTCTGTTTGGAAATCATTGGCCTTAAATGCTGTTTTAGCAG GTGTTAACACTATTGCTGCTTATATTGGTCCCTTATTGATATCAAActttgtgaattttttattgtcgaatgatgataattcaaacaTCAAATATGGATTGATTCTTGCCTTCATTTTCTTCCTCGCAAAAACTGTTGAGTCACTAAGTCAAAGACAATGGTACTTTGGTGCTCAACGAATCGGAATTCAGGTGCGTGCGGCACTTATGGCCTTAGTTTATAGCAAGTCACTAATGATTAAATGTGGCGGACCAACGCATGgtaaaatcatcaatttgatTAATGTGGATGTTGAAAGAATTGGTGATTTTTGCTGGTATGTTCATGGAGTTTGGTTGCTTCCAGTTCAGATTATTTTGGCCTTGGTGatcttatatataaatttgggtTGCACACCTTCTATTGCTGCACTTGCTGTTACCATTTTGGTCATGGTGTGTAACACACCTTTGGCGAATATGCAAGAAGGTTTGCACTCTAAGATAATGGAAGCTAAAGATTCAAGAATCAAAATGACTTCAGAGACAATGAAGAACATTAGAATTTTAAAGTTGCATTCATGGGAATCGACATTTCTGCAGAAACTCTTACAACTTAGGGACACAGAGAAGAAGTGGTTGCACAAATACCTCTACTTATGCTCAGCAGTAGCCACGCTATTTTGGGCATCTCCAACTTTGGTTTCTGTTTTCACTTTTGGAGCTTGTATATTGGTGAAAACCGAGCTAACTGCAGCCACAGTCCTCTCGGCTCTTGCAACATTTCGTATTTTGCAAGAACCGATTTACAATTTGCCTGAACTTATTTCCATGATAACTCAAACAAAAGTCTCCGTCGATCGAATCCAAGAGTTCATAAAGGAAgaagatcaaaatcaattcatgaatagGCATGCTTCCAAAACTTCAACAATTGCTATTGAAATAAAGCCAGGAGAGTATGCATGGGAAGCAAATGATCAATTCCTCAAGAAACCAACAATTCATATTGCAGAAAAATTGATGATAAAGAAAGGTCAAAAGGTAGCAGTTTGTGGGCCAGTAGGGTCTGGAAAATCAAGCTTGCTTTGCAGTATGCTTGGTGAGATTTCATTGGTTTCTGGGGCAGCAACCAAAGTTTATGGGACTAGAAGTTATGTACCCCAAAGTCCATGGATTCAATCTGGAACTATAAGAGAAAATATATTGTTCGGGAAGCAAATGAATAAGGACTTTTATGAAAATGTTGTGGATGGCTGTGCATTGCTCCAGGATATCAACTTATGGAGTGATGGAGATTTGACCATGGTGGAGGAGAGGGGAATAAATTTAAGTGGAGGACAAAAGCAGCGAATTCAACTGGCAAGGGCTGTTTACAATGACTCGGACATTTATTTCCTCGATGACCCTTTTAGTGCTGTTGATGCTCATACTGGGAGTCATATGTTTAAG GAATGTCTAATGAAACTTTTATACGATAAAACTGTTGTTTATGCTACACATCAACTGGAATTCTTGGAAGCTGCAGATCTTATTTTG GTTATGAAAGATGGAAAAATAGTGGAGTCCGGAAGGTATAGAGATCTCATAGCATGCCCTCATAGTGAATTTGTCCAGCAAATGGCTGCTCATGAAGAAACAGTATGCCAAATTCCATGCCGGAAAGATGATTCTGTTTGCTGCAGACCCTGCCAAAAAAATCCAACTGAAATTGCAGAAGAAAATATTCAAGAGATCATGTTGGATTGGAAGAGAACCAGAGAAGAGGAAGCAATGACTGGTCGAGTAAAATGGAGTGTTTATTCAACCTTTGTCACATTAGCTTATAGAGGAGCACTGGTTCCAATTATTCTTCTCTGCCAAATTCTATTTCAAGTTATGCAAATGGGAAGCAATTATTGGATGTCTTGGGCTACAGAAAAAAAGGGAAGGGTCGACAATGTGCAGCTTATGGGAGTTTTCGCTCTTTTATCTGGTGGAAGCTCCATCTTCATATTGGGAAGGACAGTTTTAATGGCAACAGTTTCCGTGGAAACAGCTCAGCGCCTTTTTCATGGAATGATCGCATCGGTTTTTAGGGCACCTGTTTCATTTTTTGATACCACTCCTTCTAGCCGAATTCTGAGTAGG TCATCCACAGATCAAAGTACAGTTGATACAGACATACCCTACAGATTAGCTGGACTAGTCTTTGCACTGATCCAGTTATTGAGTATCATTGTCCTTATGTCCCAGGCTGCATGGCAAGTCATTCTTCTCTTTTTCGTGGTTCTTGCTCTCTCTGTCTGGTATCAG GCCTATTACATCACTACGGCTAGGGAATTGGCCAGGATGGTGGGGATCCGAAAGGCACCAATCTTGCATCACTTCTCAGAGTCAATTGCTGGGGCTGCCACTATCCGTTGTTTCAAACAAGAGAAAATATTCCTGACCAAGGTTATGGTTCTAATTGACGATTATTCTCGGGTAGCCTTTCACAACTATGCCACCATGGAATGGTTGTCCGTCAGAATcaattttctcttcaatttgGTATTCTATTTTGTTCTCGTCATCTTGGTTACTTTGCCAAGGTCTGCCATCAATCCCA GCTTGGCGGGTCTTGTTGCTACTTATGGTCTAAACTTGAATGTGCTTCAGGCTTGGGTGATATGGAATCTATGCAATGTTGAGAACAAAATGATCTCAGTAGAGAGAATATTGCAATTCTCTAATATACCAAGCGAAGCACCATTAATTATTCAAGATTGTAGACCTGAACCAGAGTGGCCTAAGGAAGGAAAAATTGAATTCCTTAACCTTCATATACAATATGATCCTTCTGGTCCTATGGTTCTCAAAGGTGTCACTTGCGTCTTCCCTGGACAAAAGAAAATTGCAGTAGTAGGCCGGACAGGGAGTGGAAAATCTACTCTGGTGCAAGCCCTCTTTCGAGTTGTGGAGCCTTTGGAAGGATGTATACTTATCGATGGTGTAAATATTTCCAAGATTGGTCTGCAAGATTTAAGATCAAAGCTTGGTATCATTCCTCAGGATCCAACCTTGTTTTTAGGTACTGTAAGGACTAACTTGGATCCGTTGGAACAACACACTGATCAAGACCTTTGGGAG gttctCAGGAAGTGCCATCTTGCGGAAATAGTACAGCAAGATCCAAGGCTTCTTGATGCACCag TGGCCGAAAATGGGGAAAATTGGAGTGTTGGACAGAGACAACTAGTTTGCCTTGCTAGGTTGCTactgaagaaaagaaaaatcttgGTCCTAGACGAGGCAACTGCATCCATTGACACTGCAACTGATAATTTAATTCAGAAGACTATTAGGGAAGAAACAAGTGGATGCACAGTCATTACAGTAGCACATAGAATTCCTACTGTCATTGACAATGATTTGGTTTTGGTGCTTAATGAAG GGACAATTGCGGAGTATGATCAACCATCTCAATTGCTACAAGCCAATTCTTCTTCGTTCTCCAAGTTGGTGTCAGAATTTTTGAGAAGATCATCCCAAAGTAATTGCAAAAAAAGATAA